One genomic region from Blattabacterium cuenoti encodes:
- the cmk gene encoding (d)CMP kinase, with amino-acid sequence MNHKIIIAIDGYSSSGKSTLAKEISKKLKYKYIDTGAMYRGITLLAIRKKIFNSDLWNIQNFMPVLRDINFKLRWNKKLNGTDIFLNEENIQSEIRSLKITKKVSLIAQIPEIREKLTLIQKNFGEKKGIVMDGRDIGHSVFPKSELKIFMKGSIEVRSYRRYQDLKKRGEEVSYEEVKKNIIHRDIMDTSRKISPLKKSIDSIEIDNTFLSIEEQLNLIFQLINKIKKNNHIIV; translated from the coding sequence AAATTTCTAAAAAATTGAAATATAAATACATAGACACCGGAGCCATGTATAGAGGCATAACTTTATTAGCTATTAGAAAAAAAATTTTTAATAGTGATTTGTGGAATATACAAAATTTTATGCCTGTTTTAAGAGATATTAATTTTAAATTAAGATGGAACAAAAAACTCAATGGAACAGACATTTTTTTAAATGAAGAAAACATACAATCTGAGATCAGATCATTAAAAATTACAAAAAAAGTTAGCTTAATAGCTCAGATTCCCGAAATTCGTGAAAAATTAACTCTTATACAGAAAAATTTTGGAGAAAAAAAAGGAATTGTTATGGATGGAAGAGATATTGGTCATTCTGTTTTTCCTAAATCAGAATTAAAAATATTTATGAAAGGATCTATAGAAGTTCGTTCTTACAGAAGATATCAAGATCTTAAAAAAAGAGGAGAAGAAGTTTCTTATGAAGAAGTCAAAAAAAATATTATTCATAGAGATATTATGGATACTTCCAGAAAAATTTCTCCACTCAAAAAATCCATAGATTCCATAGAAATAGATAATACATTTCTAAGCATAGAAGAACAATTAAATTTGATCTTTCAATTAATAAATAAAATCAAAAAAAATAACCATATTATTGTATGA
- the fabG gene encoding 3-oxoacyl-[acyl-carrier-protein] reductase: MKLLNGKIAIVTGGSGDIGKSIVKTFAKHGANVIFTFFSSIKEANKLVLELKNSVEAYQIDLSDLNSSEDLVKKVIKKYGNIDILVNNAGVIKDNFLLKISKEDWDYVIKTNLYSVFNLTKYAIYPMMKQKKGSIINMSSVIGLTGNIGQSNYAASKAGIIGFTKSIARELGKKNIRCNAIAPGYITTKMNSHFRSKIKENWIKNIPLKRPGTPQDIANCTLFLASDLSNYITGSVFNVNGGLI; this comes from the coding sequence ATGAAATTATTAAATGGAAAAATAGCTATAGTTACAGGAGGTTCAGGAGATATAGGAAAATCTATTGTAAAAACTTTTGCAAAACATGGAGCTAATGTTATTTTTACATTTTTTTCCTCAATAAAAGAAGCAAATAAATTGGTTTTAGAACTCAAAAATTCGGTAGAAGCATATCAAATTGATCTTTCAGATTTGAATTCTTCAGAAGATTTAGTAAAAAAAGTAATAAAAAAATACGGAAACATAGATATATTAGTAAATAATGCAGGAGTCATCAAAGATAATTTTTTACTTAAAATATCGAAAGAAGATTGGGATTATGTGATAAAAACCAATCTTTATTCTGTTTTTAATTTAACTAAATATGCCATTTATCCTATGATGAAACAAAAAAAAGGAAGTATTATTAATATGAGTTCTGTTATAGGATTAACAGGAAATATTGGACAATCCAATTATGCAGCATCTAAAGCAGGAATTATTGGATTCACTAAATCGATAGCTAGAGAATTAGGAAAAAAAAATATTCGTTGTAATGCTATAGCTCCTGGATATATTACTACAAAAATGAATTCTCATTTTCGATCTAAAATAAAAGAAAATTGGATAAAGAATATCCCATTAAAAAGACCAGGAACTCCTCAAGATATAGCTAATTGCACTTTATTTCTTGCTTCAGATTTATCTAATTATATTACTGGTTCTGTATTCAATGTAAATGGAGGATTAATTTAA
- the menD gene encoding 2-succinyl-5-enolpyruvyl-6-hydroxy-3-cyclohexene-1-carboxylic-acid synthase has translation MYSNKKVVQSLGEILKKKSIFNIIISPGSRNAPIIIHFTQYKDFQTYSIVDERCAGFFALGIAQQIRKPVVISCTSGSAVVNYYPAVTEAFYQKIPLILVTADRPKEIIDIFEGQSIHQENIFQKHVETSVQLTEDESQSGIWYNEKLMNESINKCILKNKPIHINIPFSEPLYKTTNQLQVKPKIIKTIPVRNCCIETSKSYKKEQYIWKKYKRKMILLGLHYPEKNMEKILRELSLDPSIVILTETTSHVYGKLFFSNIDQLIFNMNVKEWISLKPHILLTTGINIISKKIKFFLRKYPPIYHWHIGENYDNYPDTYYKLTTYWPITSELFFKIFKNSNLSTSDYRYKWEKLRKKRIKKHKFFLKKEKSFSDLKVLFFVFKAIPNNSILQLGNSMIIRYYELLNQKKCSVQSYCNRGTSGIDGCVSTAIGSAVSSKKVVTLIIGDISFFYDSNALWNNYVPKSFRIILINNRGGNIFRFISKIKFPKKIENFFETKHIFSAEKICEMYNWKYEKVSNQHTFKNSLSSFWKKSDSPCLLEIDTHKYKNAEILKKYLSYLS, from the coding sequence ATGTATTCAAATAAAAAAGTTGTGCAAAGTTTAGGTGAGATCTTAAAAAAAAAATCCATATTCAATATCATCATATCTCCAGGATCTCGAAATGCTCCTATTATCATCCATTTTACACAATATAAAGATTTTCAAACTTACAGCATTGTAGATGAACGTTGTGCAGGTTTTTTTGCTTTAGGAATAGCACAACAAATCAGAAAACCTGTAGTTATTAGTTGTACTTCTGGATCTGCTGTTGTCAACTATTATCCTGCAGTCACAGAAGCTTTTTATCAGAAAATTCCACTAATTTTGGTTACTGCAGATCGTCCGAAAGAAATTATAGATATTTTTGAAGGCCAATCAATTCACCAGGAAAATATTTTTCAAAAACATGTAGAAACATCTGTTCAACTAACAGAAGATGAATCTCAATCAGGCATATGGTACAATGAAAAATTAATGAATGAATCTATAAACAAATGCATTTTAAAAAATAAACCTATACATATTAACATTCCTTTTTCAGAACCACTTTATAAAACAACAAATCAATTACAGGTCAAACCTAAAATTATAAAAACTATTCCTGTAAGGAATTGTTGTATTGAAACATCTAAATCTTATAAAAAAGAACAATATATATGGAAAAAATATAAAAGAAAAATGATTTTATTAGGACTACATTATCCAGAAAAAAATATGGAAAAGATTTTGAGAGAATTAAGCTTAGATCCATCTATTGTTATTTTGACAGAAACAACATCTCATGTATACGGTAAATTATTCTTCTCAAATATAGATCAACTTATTTTTAATATGAATGTTAAAGAGTGGATAAGTTTAAAACCTCATATTCTATTAACTACTGGAATAAATATAATATCCAAAAAAATAAAGTTTTTTTTGAGAAAATATCCTCCAATATATCATTGGCATATAGGAGAAAATTATGATAATTACCCAGATACTTATTATAAATTAACTACTTATTGGCCTATAACTTCAGAATTATTTTTTAAAATTTTTAAAAATTCTAATCTATCTACTTCAGATTACAGATATAAGTGGGAAAAATTAAGAAAAAAAAGAATCAAAAAACATAAATTCTTTTTAAAAAAAGAAAAAAGTTTTTCTGATTTAAAAGTTCTTTTTTTTGTATTTAAAGCTATTCCTAATAATTCAATTCTACAATTAGGAAATAGTATGATTATTAGATATTATGAACTTTTAAATCAAAAAAAATGTTCTGTTCAATCTTATTGTAATCGTGGAACCTCAGGAATAGACGGATGTGTTTCAACCGCTATAGGTTCTGCAGTAAGCAGCAAAAAAGTTGTCACATTAATCATTGGAGACATAAGTTTTTTTTATGATAGTAATGCATTATGGAATAATTATGTTCCAAAAAGTTTTCGTATTATACTCATTAACAATAGAGGTGGAAATATTTTTAGATTTATTTCAAAAATTAAATTCCCTAAAAAAATTGAAAATTTTTTTGAAACAAAACATATTTTTTCTGCAGAAAAAATATGTGAAATGTATAATTGGAAATACGAAAAGGTGTCTAATCAACACACTTTTAAAAATAGTTTGTCTTCTTTTTGGAAAAAATCAGATAGTCCTTGTTTGCTAGAGATAGATACTCATAAATATAAAAATGCAGAAATTTTGAAAAAGTACTTATCTTATCTATCCTGA
- a CDS encoding SanA/YdcF family protein, which translates to MSLWSTRKSYDCIDYVPYNTFGVVLGTSKYLHGGGVNAYFKYRIDAAFSLFHHKKIRYIIVSGDNREKNYNEPKMMKKELIRKGIPSHFIYEDFHGINTFHSVLRVYKIFNQKRFTIISQKFHNERAIFIGNCLGLDVVGFNAQSLSFDSKIQIREIFARIKVLWDIFLIFKKSGYKKSG; encoded by the coding sequence ATGAGTTTATGGTCAACAAGGAAAAGTTATGATTGTATAGATTATGTCCCATATAATACATTTGGTGTAGTTTTAGGAACTTCTAAATATTTGCATGGAGGAGGAGTCAATGCTTATTTCAAGTATAGAATTGATGCGGCTTTTTCTCTTTTTCATCATAAAAAAATACGTTATATCATTGTAAGTGGAGATAATAGAGAAAAAAATTACAATGAGCCCAAAATGATGAAAAAGGAATTAATAAGAAAAGGTATTCCTTCTCATTTTATATATGAAGATTTTCATGGAATTAATACTTTTCATTCTGTTTTAAGGGTTTATAAAATTTTTAATCAAAAAAGGTTTACAATTATATCTCAAAAATTTCACAATGAAAGAGCTATTTTTATTGGAAATTGTTTAGGATTAGATGTTGTTGGTTTTAATGCTCAAAGTCTTTCATTTGACAGTAAAATACAAATTAGAGAAATTTTTGCTAGAATTAAAGTTTTATGGGATATTTTTTTGATCTTTAAAAAATCAGGATATAAAAAATCAGGATAG
- the secA gene encoding preprotein translocase subunit SecA, which translates to MSFIRRILNKLLVNKNERDLKEVRNFLIRIKEEEKKISLLSNDELRNKTHNFKKVIKESTKKFDEEEKKLLKTIQEKFCSINVLQKIYFSVEEIKEKRYRTEQKELINLLPQAFALIRETAKRLKEKENLVVESTSFDQELSKTKSYVFLDENKAIWKNKWDAYGKSIVWDMVHYDVQLMGGVVLHQGKIAEMATGEGKTFVATLSAYLNALSGRGVHIVTVNNYLSRRDMGWMAPLMEFHGLKVDCIDNYSSSDVQKRKIAYQADITYGTNNEFGFDYLRDNMASSQEELVQRELNYAIIDEIDSVLIDEARTPLIISGPVDPKKDNKEEFELFKGKVEDLVNKQNRIVNNFLQEAKNLIKNGDKKLGGFKLFQAHRGLPKKKSLIKFLSEENIRLILQRTESQYLQDYGREMYKVDKDLYFVIDEKNNTVELTDKGIEFLSRNVEDIGFFVLPDVNVELTDLEKKKLSKENEIKEKEKLLKNFSIKSQRIHTINQLLKAFTLFERDVDYVVLGGKVKIVDEQTGRIMEGRRYSDGLHQAIEAKENVQVESSSQTFATITLQNYFRMYRKISGMTGTAETESGEFWHIYKLDVVVIPTHKIVQRKDLQDLVFKTKREKYNAIIEKIIHLSRQKKRPVLVGTTSVEISEFLSRALKFRKIQHNVLNAKLHEKEAEIIAKAGFPGSVTIATNMAGRGTDIKLSKEVIKNGGLAVLGTERHDSRRVDNQLRGRSGRQGDPGSSQFYVSLEDNLIRLFIDSERLSKLMDRFGHKEGDIIQHPLLTKSIEKAQKKIEDNNFSMRKRLLDYDDVINKQREFIYKKRKNALCGNELSLDISNMVYVLLDVMISVNKSLNDFKNLEYEFIQIFNLKFPFQEREFLSYKERDCVNQLHDIILNFYEKKKKKMIDLDIMPIISNIVVKNQEFYQIQVIFTDGLQNIVSVSDLKEFYNFQGRSLLSIFEKKTILCFMDEKWKEHLREMDSLRHSVQNAVFEQKDPLIVYKQNAFNLFQERVYDINKKIVSFLLKSTIMIGDILCIPKNNIKMDFLMKGKSGKKLGRNNRINIRHLITGETKNIKFKQAEFFLEQGEWIIEDDSF; encoded by the coding sequence ATGAGTTTTATCAGAAGGATATTAAATAAATTATTAGTTAATAAAAATGAAAGGGATCTTAAAGAAGTGAGAAATTTTTTGATTCGAATCAAAGAAGAGGAGAAGAAGATCTCTTTATTATCTAATGATGAATTGAGAAATAAAACTCATAACTTTAAAAAAGTTATAAAAGAGTCTACAAAAAAATTTGACGAAGAGGAAAAAAAGTTGTTAAAAACAATACAAGAAAAATTTTGTTCTATTAATGTTTTGCAAAAAATATACTTTAGTGTAGAAGAAATTAAAGAAAAACGTTATAGGACAGAACAAAAAGAATTGATAAATCTTTTACCTCAAGCTTTTGCTTTAATTAGGGAAACGGCTAAACGTTTAAAAGAAAAAGAGAATCTTGTAGTAGAATCTACCTCTTTTGACCAAGAATTATCAAAAACAAAGTCTTATGTTTTTTTGGATGAAAATAAAGCAATTTGGAAAAATAAGTGGGATGCATATGGGAAATCAATAGTTTGGGATATGGTCCATTATGATGTTCAATTGATGGGAGGAGTCGTATTACATCAAGGTAAAATAGCTGAAATGGCAACAGGAGAGGGAAAAACTTTTGTAGCTACTTTATCTGCTTATTTAAATGCTTTATCTGGAAGAGGTGTGCATATTGTTACAGTCAATAATTATTTATCTAGAAGAGATATGGGGTGGATGGCTCCTTTAATGGAATTTCATGGGTTAAAAGTTGATTGCATTGATAATTATTCATCTTCTGATGTACAAAAACGTAAAATAGCATATCAGGCAGATATTACTTATGGAACAAATAATGAATTTGGTTTTGATTATTTGAGAGATAATATGGCTTCTTCTCAAGAAGAATTAGTTCAAAGAGAATTAAATTATGCCATTATTGATGAAATTGATTCTGTATTGATAGATGAAGCACGTACTCCTTTGATTATATCTGGACCTGTAGATCCTAAAAAAGACAATAAAGAGGAGTTTGAATTATTTAAAGGAAAAGTAGAAGATCTTGTTAATAAACAAAATAGAATAGTTAATAATTTTTTGCAGGAAGCAAAAAATTTGATAAAAAATGGAGATAAAAAATTAGGCGGATTTAAATTATTTCAGGCTCATCGTGGATTACCAAAGAAAAAGTCATTAATTAAATTTTTAAGTGAAGAAAATATCCGTTTGATTTTACAAAGAACTGAAAGTCAGTATTTACAAGACTATGGAAGAGAAATGTATAAAGTAGACAAAGATCTTTATTTTGTGATTGATGAAAAAAATAACACAGTCGAATTAACAGATAAAGGAATTGAATTTTTGTCTAGAAATGTGGAAGATATAGGTTTTTTTGTATTACCAGATGTGAATGTAGAACTTACTGATTTAGAGAAAAAGAAACTTTCTAAAGAAAATGAAATCAAAGAAAAAGAAAAACTTTTGAAAAATTTTTCTATTAAATCACAAAGAATACATACTATCAATCAACTTCTTAAAGCTTTTACTTTATTTGAAAGAGATGTGGATTATGTTGTTTTAGGAGGGAAAGTCAAAATAGTAGATGAACAAACTGGTCGTATTATGGAAGGAAGACGTTATTCTGATGGTTTGCATCAAGCTATAGAAGCGAAAGAGAATGTACAAGTAGAATCTTCCAGTCAAACTTTTGCAACAATTACTTTGCAAAATTATTTTAGAATGTATAGAAAAATATCTGGTATGACGGGAACAGCAGAAACGGAATCCGGAGAATTTTGGCATATTTACAAACTGGATGTGGTCGTAATTCCTACACACAAAATTGTACAAAGAAAAGATTTGCAGGATCTTGTTTTCAAAACGAAACGAGAAAAATATAATGCGATCATAGAAAAAATTATTCATTTATCTAGACAGAAGAAACGTCCAGTTCTTGTTGGAACAACCTCTGTTGAAATTTCAGAATTTTTAAGTAGAGCTTTAAAATTCAGAAAAATACAGCATAATGTTTTAAATGCAAAATTGCATGAAAAAGAAGCAGAAATTATAGCAAAAGCAGGATTTCCTGGATCTGTTACTATAGCGACTAATATGGCTGGTCGTGGAACAGATATTAAACTATCAAAAGAGGTCATTAAAAATGGAGGATTAGCAGTTTTAGGTACAGAAAGGCATGATTCTAGAAGAGTAGACAATCAGTTAAGAGGTAGATCTGGACGTCAGGGAGATCCAGGAAGTTCTCAATTTTATGTTTCATTAGAAGATAATTTAATTCGTTTATTTATTGATTCAGAAAGACTTTCAAAACTTATGGATAGGTTTGGTCATAAAGAAGGTGATATTATCCAACATCCTTTGTTAACAAAATCTATTGAAAAAGCACAAAAAAAAATAGAAGATAATAATTTTAGTATGCGAAAGCGTTTGTTGGACTATGATGATGTGATTAATAAACAAAGAGAATTTATTTATAAAAAGCGCAAAAATGCATTATGTGGGAACGAATTGAGTTTAGATATTTCTAATATGGTTTATGTTTTACTAGATGTGATGATCTCAGTCAATAAATCTCTAAACGATTTTAAAAATTTAGAATATGAATTTATTCAAATTTTTAATTTGAAATTTCCGTTTCAGGAGAGAGAATTTTTATCTTATAAAGAACGTGATTGTGTGAATCAACTTCATGATATCATTCTCAACTTTTATGAGAAAAAAAAGAAAAAAATGATTGATCTAGATATCATGCCAATTATATCTAATATCGTTGTCAAAAATCAGGAATTTTATCAAATACAAGTTATTTTCACTGATGGCCTGCAAAATATAGTTTCTGTATCAGATTTGAAGGAATTTTATAATTTCCAAGGAAGATCTTTATTATCAATATTTGAAAAAAAGACTATATTATGTTTTATGGATGAAAAATGGAAGGAACATTTGCGTGAGATGGATAGTTTGCGACATTCTGTGCAAAATGCAGTTTTTGAACAAAAAGATCCTCTGATTGTTTATAAACAAAATGCTTTTAATTTATTTCAAGAAAGAGTTTATGATATTAACAAAAAAATTGTTTCTTTTTTGCTTAAATCTACCATAATGATTGGTGACATTTTATGTATTCCAAAAAATAATATAAAAATGGATTTTTTAATGAAAGGAAAAAGTGGAAAAAAATTGGGAAGAAATAATAGAATTAATATTCGTCATTTAATTACAGGAGAAACGAAGAATATTAAATTTAAACAAGCAGAGTTTTTTTTAGAACAGGGAGAATGGATAATAGAAGATGATTCTTTTTAG
- a CDS encoding DUF2795 domain-containing protein has translation MYWTLELASHLEDAPWPATKEELIDFAIRTGAPLEVVENLQQLENGEGEVFESIEDIWADYPRDDEDFYWNRDEYEL, from the coding sequence ATGTATTGGACTTTAGAATTAGCTTCTCATTTAGAAGATGCACCATGGCCTGCAACAAAGGAAGAATTGATTGATTTTGCTATTCGTACTGGAGCCCCTTTGGAAGTAGTTGAAAATCTTCAACAATTAGAAAATGGAGAAGGGGAGGTTTTTGAATCTATAGAAGATATCTGGGCAGATTATCCACGTGACGATGAAGATTTTTATTGGAACAGAGATGAATATGAACTTTAA
- the fmt gene encoding methionyl-tRNA formyltransferase — protein MNFFIKLQDKISEFKLQINYMKKFPKIVFIGSTHFSLFSLKELDMKQYNIVGIITSPDNPFPKKGKGKFSPVKKYALENNIPFLQPVNLLDDSFLKNIKAWNADIQIVVSFKILPKKVWNLPKMGSFNLHASLLPQYRGPAPINWVIINGENKTGLTTFFIEEKIDSGKILFQKEIEIGKEETAGELENKLKKMSGSMIIKTLEGIMKNKIKPTDQKKNITSFKYAPKISTKDCRIQWNDPSIESIYNKIRGLSPHPAAWTLLFFNKKKFVRFKIFLVKKILKKHSFPIGLIFIISSYEMQISVKEGFLSIVEGQIEGKKKMNIKNLINGIKIRKNLFVR, from the coding sequence ATGAACTTTTTCATAAAATTACAAGATAAAATTAGTGAATTTAAATTACAAATAAATTACATGAAAAAGTTTCCCAAAATTGTATTCATAGGTTCAACACATTTTTCACTCTTCTCTCTAAAAGAATTAGATATGAAACAATATAATATTGTAGGTATAATTACAAGCCCTGACAATCCCTTTCCCAAAAAAGGGAAAGGGAAATTTTCTCCTGTAAAAAAATATGCGTTGGAGAATAATATTCCTTTTTTACAACCTGTAAATCTTCTTGATGATTCCTTTTTAAAAAATATAAAAGCATGGAATGCAGATATACAAATTGTTGTTTCTTTCAAAATTTTACCTAAAAAAGTATGGAATTTACCTAAAATGGGATCTTTTAATTTACATGCATCTCTTCTTCCACAATATAGAGGACCAGCTCCTATCAATTGGGTCATTATCAATGGAGAAAATAAAACTGGATTAACTACTTTTTTCATAGAAGAAAAAATAGATTCTGGAAAAATTCTTTTCCAAAAAGAAATAGAAATAGGAAAAGAGGAAACTGCAGGAGAGTTAGAAAATAAACTAAAAAAAATGAGTGGATCTATGATCATAAAAACTTTAGAAGGAATTATGAAAAATAAAATAAAACCTACTGATCAAAAAAAAAATATTACTTCTTTCAAGTATGCCCCAAAAATATCTACTAAAGATTGTAGAATTCAATGGAATGATCCTTCTATTGAATCCATTTATAATAAAATAAGAGGATTAAGCCCTCATCCTGCAGCATGGACTTTATTATTTTTTAATAAAAAAAAATTTGTGAGATTCAAAATTTTTCTCGTTAAGAAAATACTAAAAAAACATTCTTTTCCTATTGGATTAATATTCATTATATCATCATATGAAATGCAAATATCCGTCAAAGAAGGTTTTCTATCTATTGTAGAAGGACAAATAGAAGGGAAAAAAAAAATGAATATCAAAAACTTAATTAATGGAATAAAAATAAGGAAAAATCTTTTTGTTCGGTAA
- a CDS encoding HU family DNA-binding protein, whose protein sequence is MNKTELVNSIAEKTGITKIKAKNVTDAFIETVIESLKKGDKVTLVGFGTFSVVERHPRNGVNPRTGKKIHIPGKKVAKFKIGAELTKL, encoded by the coding sequence ATGAATAAAACAGAATTGGTTAATTCAATAGCTGAAAAAACTGGAATAACAAAAATAAAAGCTAAAAATGTCACAGATGCATTTATTGAAACAGTAATTGAATCTTTAAAAAAAGGAGATAAGGTAACCCTCGTTGGATTCGGAACCTTTTCTGTTGTAGAAAGACATCCTAGAAACGGAGTGAATCCTAGAACAGGAAAAAAAATACATATTCCAGGAAAAAAAGTGGCTAAATTCAAAATAGGAGCAGAATTAACAAAATTGTAA
- the pdxH gene encoding pyridoxamine 5'-phosphate oxidase — MTFDLSNYRKNYHQNSLLESEVPKEPFQLFHDWFQQEKLFHKEENNEEINAMSISTIGEDGGPETRVVLLKEYSEKGFIFYTNYYSSKGRSIQNIPKVCISFYWKNTERQILIKGITSKIKKEKSDEYFHKRPKENQIGCWASKQSSTISSKEYLLKQYKKWNYFFNDKTINRPFDWGGYIIKPYKMEFWQGQPNRLHDRLVYSLEKEKKWILYRLSP; from the coding sequence ATGACTTTTGATTTAAGTAATTATAGAAAAAATTATCATCAAAATTCTTTACTAGAATCTGAAGTTCCAAAAGAACCTTTTCAATTGTTTCATGATTGGTTTCAACAAGAGAAACTTTTCCATAAAGAAGAAAATAATGAGGAAATTAATGCCATGTCTATTTCCACTATAGGAGAAGACGGAGGGCCAGAAACCAGAGTTGTTTTGCTTAAAGAATATTCTGAAAAAGGATTTATTTTTTATACAAATTATTATAGTTCTAAAGGAAGATCCATTCAAAATATTCCTAAAGTATGTATTTCTTTTTATTGGAAAAATACAGAAAGACAAATTCTCATTAAAGGAATAACATCTAAGATAAAAAAAGAAAAATCGGATGAATATTTTCACAAAAGACCTAAAGAAAATCAAATAGGATGTTGGGCTTCTAAACAAAGTTCCACTATTTCATCTAAAGAATATTTGTTAAAACAATATAAAAAATGGAATTATTTTTTTAATGATAAAACGATAAACCGTCCTTTTGATTGGGGAGGATATATTATAAAACCTTACAAGATGGAATTTTGGCAGGGACAACCCAATAGACTTCATGACAGATTAGTTTACAGTCTAGAAAAAGAAAAAAAATGGATTTTGTATAGACTATCTCCGTAA
- the dnaN gene encoding DNA polymerase III subunit beta gives MFFHKDSIDFFKKKKSILRSSTMKITLFSNILSKILNQTLFAVGDKKFQTILNGVFFQFSPNEANFIATDTFRLVKYTIKNLKLDRSIEFTIPKKSLDIIRKILKKEKNTNVVIEYNNKINIVFHFQNHIFSCRLINEKYPDYNSVIPNNNCDVSFVINRLLLLNTIRRISFFSKNRKNFIHLHLNHNKLKICEQNTINNDNFESKIKCKPIFDDLKKTESIKMGFNSKFLIEILSSLNENFICFELYHSNKIGILRPFSNEKKKKEESISILIMSTI, from the coding sequence ATCTTTTTTCATAAAGATTCAATTGATTTTTTTAAGAAAAAAAAATCCATATTGAGATCATCTACTATGAAAATAACTTTATTTTCAAATATTCTTTCAAAAATATTAAATCAAACGTTATTCGCTGTTGGAGATAAAAAATTTCAAACAATACTGAATGGAGTTTTTTTTCAATTTTCTCCTAATGAAGCAAATTTTATAGCTACAGATACTTTTCGTCTTGTGAAGTATACTATCAAAAATTTGAAACTTGATAGATCTATTGAATTTACTATTCCAAAAAAATCTCTTGATATAATTAGAAAAATTTTAAAAAAGGAAAAAAATACCAATGTTGTTATTGAATATAACAATAAGATTAATATAGTATTTCATTTTCAAAATCATATTTTTTCATGTAGATTAATCAATGAAAAATATCCAGATTACAATTCTGTTATTCCTAATAATAATTGTGATGTTTCATTTGTTATCAATAGACTTTTATTATTAAATACCATCAGAAGAATTTCTTTTTTTTCTAAAAATAGAAAGAATTTTATCCACTTACACTTAAATCATAATAAATTGAAAATCTGTGAACAAAACACTATTAACAATGATAATTTTGAGTCTAAAATTAAATGTAAACCCATTTTTGATGATTTGAAAAAAACAGAAAGTATAAAAATGGGGTTCAACTCCAAATTTTTAATTGAGATTTTGTCTTCTTTAAATGAAAATTTTATTTGTTTCGAACTGTATCATTCAAATAAAATAGGTATTTTGAGACCCTTTTCTAATGAAAAGAAAAAAAAAGAAGAATCTATTTCTATATTGATTATGTCCACAATATGA